Proteins co-encoded in one Arthrobacter globiformis genomic window:
- a CDS encoding DUF3427 domain-containing protein, with product MPEGLYEILSTKALSGTLEAFPHLEPVFTEVGGDEAADFLTRHVAEAVRAALLRAKDEDRVAIANRLLNELNHADDVLEGPSQLQSLYRSDTLKHRQLRRPTTKLSDSALLTNSKDDPNLAAELRAEIESADTVDLLCAFIRWTGLRLLEPALEQLRDRGVKLRVITTTYMGATERRAIDHLVQRYGAEVKISYETHSTRLHAKAWLFRRNSGFHTAYVGSSNLSSAALLDGLEWNVRLSSVATPDLLKKFEVTFDSYWEQRAFQTYDPDRDADKLDAALARNGGKLTAAPDAATGLEVHPFLHQVEMLEDLEAERGKGHHANLLVAATGTGKTVIAALDYKRLCGAAGRDLTLLFVAHRQEILKQSLRSYRDVLQKGSFGELFVGEHKPKDWKHVFASVQSLAALGVDKIKPDDFDVVVIDEFHHAQAPTYRGILDHLRPQQLLGLTATPERGDGVDVAEQYFQGRRASELRLWDALDADLLVPFHYFGVSDDVDLSRLDWKRGNYDLGQLDALYTGNEARAGKVIRELRDKVTGTADMRAIGFCVSVQHAVYMAEVFNRAGISSVAVSGQTDDGDRALALQQLRDREINCIFAVDLFNEGLDLPEVDTILLLRPTQSATVFLQQLGRGLRRAKDKSVLTVLDFIGQQHREFRFDVRYHALTGYRRKELEKAVKDEFPFLPSGSQIVLDRVAQKVVLDNIKAQLQFSRRELVREIASYGEIELEAYLEKSGRDLKSIYRSTKDSWTGYLRQAELIEGFSPLESVLSEKIHELSDESEKKLLARMVRLIHVDDPERAEAYSMLVRPDAPRYVELGPREQTFARMLFYTLWDDGGGFQTYDAGFDYLRGYQFVCGEIRQLVRLGVAESRHAAKSLGAGLQHIPLLTHATYRREEVLAALQYGSLELGKNVQHREGLAWCPATATDAFFVTLNKDDKTHSATTMYKDYAISPELFHWESQNSTSPNSPVGKRYLDRALAGSHVVLFTRDTAEDENGLTVPYTCLGQVDYVQHVGEKPIAITWKLHRSMPGDVFATAAVAH from the coding sequence ATGCCCGAAGGGCTTTATGAAATCCTGAGTACGAAGGCTCTGAGCGGGACGTTGGAAGCCTTTCCTCATCTAGAGCCGGTATTCACCGAAGTCGGGGGCGACGAAGCCGCGGACTTCCTCACCCGCCATGTAGCTGAGGCGGTCAGGGCAGCGCTTTTGCGGGCAAAGGATGAAGACCGGGTTGCAATCGCTAACCGGCTGCTGAACGAGCTCAATCACGCTGACGACGTTCTCGAAGGCCCCTCTCAGCTCCAGTCCCTCTACCGCTCGGATACCCTCAAACACCGCCAACTCCGGCGACCCACGACGAAGCTGAGCGATTCCGCCCTGCTAACAAACAGCAAGGACGACCCCAACCTTGCCGCCGAGCTCCGAGCCGAAATCGAATCGGCGGACACCGTCGACCTTCTCTGCGCCTTCATCCGCTGGACTGGCCTGCGGCTCCTTGAGCCGGCTCTCGAGCAACTGCGAGACCGCGGCGTCAAGCTGCGCGTGATCACCACCACCTACATGGGGGCCACGGAACGCCGCGCCATCGACCACCTGGTCCAGCGGTACGGCGCCGAGGTGAAGATCAGCTATGAAACGCATTCCACCCGCCTGCATGCCAAGGCTTGGTTGTTCCGTCGCAATTCCGGATTCCACACGGCCTACGTCGGTAGCTCGAACCTCAGCAGCGCCGCGCTCCTTGACGGCTTGGAATGGAATGTCCGCCTCAGCTCTGTCGCCACCCCCGACCTGCTCAAGAAGTTCGAAGTCACCTTCGACAGCTACTGGGAACAACGCGCCTTCCAGACCTACGATCCGGATAGGGACGCAGACAAGCTTGATGCCGCCCTCGCACGGAACGGCGGCAAACTCACAGCAGCCCCAGACGCCGCAACCGGCCTGGAGGTTCATCCGTTCCTCCACCAGGTCGAGATGCTCGAGGACCTCGAGGCAGAACGGGGCAAGGGGCATCACGCCAATTTGCTCGTCGCCGCCACCGGCACCGGCAAGACAGTCATCGCTGCCCTGGACTACAAGCGCCTCTGCGGCGCCGCCGGCAGGGACCTCACTCTGCTGTTCGTCGCGCACCGCCAGGAGATCCTCAAGCAGTCTTTGCGAAGCTACCGAGATGTGCTGCAGAAGGGCTCCTTCGGGGAGCTGTTCGTGGGGGAACACAAGCCCAAGGACTGGAAGCACGTCTTCGCCAGCGTCCAGTCGCTCGCTGCCCTGGGCGTCGACAAAATCAAGCCGGATGACTTCGATGTCGTCGTAATCGACGAGTTCCACCACGCTCAGGCACCCACCTACCGCGGGATCCTAGATCACCTCCGTCCCCAGCAACTTCTGGGACTGACGGCCACGCCGGAACGAGGTGATGGTGTCGACGTCGCTGAGCAGTACTTCCAAGGCCGGCGGGCCAGTGAACTCCGGCTCTGGGACGCGCTCGACGCAGACCTTCTCGTGCCATTTCACTACTTCGGCGTTTCCGATGACGTCGACCTCAGCAGACTGGACTGGAAACGCGGAAACTACGACCTCGGCCAGCTTGATGCTCTTTATACAGGCAACGAGGCCCGAGCCGGCAAGGTGATCCGCGAGCTCCGCGACAAGGTCACCGGCACGGCGGACATGCGTGCCATAGGCTTCTGCGTCTCGGTGCAGCACGCCGTCTACATGGCCGAGGTCTTCAACCGTGCCGGCATTTCTTCAGTGGCGGTTTCGGGACAAACGGACGACGGCGACCGTGCCCTTGCGCTGCAGCAGCTTCGGGACCGTGAGATCAACTGCATCTTCGCCGTCGACCTCTTCAATGAGGGCCTGGACCTCCCCGAGGTGGACACCATTTTGCTGTTGCGCCCGACACAGAGCGCCACTGTGTTCCTCCAGCAGCTGGGCCGCGGGCTGCGGCGGGCGAAGGACAAGTCCGTGCTCACAGTACTGGACTTCATCGGCCAGCAGCATCGAGAGTTCCGCTTCGACGTGCGGTACCACGCCCTGACCGGCTACAGGCGCAAGGAGCTCGAGAAGGCGGTCAAGGATGAGTTCCCCTTCCTGCCGTCGGGCTCGCAGATCGTGTTGGACAGGGTGGCGCAGAAGGTGGTGCTGGACAACATCAAGGCACAACTGCAGTTCAGCCGCAGGGAGTTGGTACGGGAAATTGCCTCCTACGGAGAAATCGAGCTGGAAGCTTACCTGGAGAAATCGGGCAGGGACCTGAAGTCCATCTACCGGTCTACCAAGGACTCCTGGACCGGTTACCTCCGACAAGCGGAGCTGATCGAGGGCTTCTCACCGCTCGAGTCCGTCCTCAGCGAAAAGATCCACGAGCTCTCAGATGAATCCGAAAAGAAACTGCTGGCCCGCATGGTCCGGCTGATACACGTCGACGATCCTGAGCGGGCCGAGGCATATTCCATGCTCGTCCGCCCGGACGCCCCCCGATACGTGGAGCTCGGACCGCGCGAGCAGACCTTCGCCAGGATGCTGTTCTACACACTGTGGGACGACGGCGGCGGTTTTCAGACGTACGACGCCGGCTTTGACTACCTGCGCGGGTACCAGTTCGTCTGTGGCGAAATCCGCCAACTCGTCAGGCTAGGAGTGGCCGAGTCCAGGCACGCGGCTAAGAGCCTGGGTGCAGGGCTGCAGCACATTCCGCTACTAACTCATGCGACGTACCGGCGGGAAGAAGTGCTGGCGGCGCTGCAGTACGGTTCGCTGGAGCTCGGCAAGAACGTCCAGCACCGCGAAGGGCTGGCCTGGTGCCCGGCAACGGCCACGGACGCGTTCTTCGTGACTTTGAACAAGGATGACAAGACCCACTCGGCCACCACGATGTACAAGGACTACGCCATCAGCCCGGAGCTGTTCCACTGGGAGTCGCAAAACTCAACGTCGCCGAACAGCCCGGTGGGGAAGCGCTACCTCGACCGTGCATTGGCCGGATCACACGTTGTGCTCTTCACGCGGGACACCGCCGAGGATGAGAACGGCTTGACCGTTCCGTACACCTGTCTCGGACAGGTGGACTACGTTCAGCACGTGGGAGAGAAGCCGATCGCGATCACGTGGAAGCTGCACCGTTCGATGCCCGGGGATGTCTTTGCGACTGCTGCGGTGGCTCACTAA
- a CDS encoding VOC family protein: MLTDLDIMAVLPAKDINRAKDFYRDKLGLEPAESPEDGSLFYRGGHGTGLLIYQTDNAGTAKNTQMGWVTDNLEREVEELRARGVVFEEYDMPGLKTENGIATSDWGKAAWFLDSEGNILNLSQRA, translated from the coding sequence ATGCTCACGGATTTGGACATCATGGCTGTTCTTCCCGCGAAGGACATCAACCGGGCCAAGGATTTCTACAGGGACAAGCTGGGGCTGGAACCCGCCGAGTCCCCGGAGGACGGCAGCCTTTTTTACCGCGGCGGCCACGGAACGGGCCTCCTCATTTACCAGACAGACAATGCAGGGACGGCGAAGAACACCCAGATGGGCTGGGTCACGGACAACCTGGAACGCGAAGTGGAGGAGCTGCGGGCCCGCGGTGTCGTCTTTGAGGAGTACGACATGCCCGGGTTGAAGACGGAGAACGGCATTGCCACCAGCGACTGGGGGAAGGCCGCCTGGTTCCTGGACAGCGAAGGGAACATTCTCAACCTCTCCCAGCGGGCGTAA
- a CDS encoding MFS transporter — protein MNTPAAGTASPPAAVENEDVHQTKLSGRRAALLISTLLLGVLSFQLNASMVTPALPQIAASFGLGADAAAPVQSMFFLAGAIAGPVIGRWSDFIGRRAALLLVLAIMGAGTILCIAAPTLPLLITGRFLQGVSSAVFALSYIVLSENLQPRVFGTSVGIIAAINGGIGGVDGYVGGLMSETLGFRSIFAVVLVLTAVAAGCILKTVPKGRPQGVRGAMDWWGAGSLSVFLVFITYFVSGGSSAGWTAPGTLALLAGTVVSFAAFWMIEKRRSQPLIAVHHLRSRQVWPVIATTVLTLAGIFAVMNFTVVLLSQDHDAGFGLSASLSALLFLTPAALIGVFAAPLAGWLAGRRGWIKTLRAGTALSLACAVVAAAFSGNQTAVMVAVAALGIFYNGLFLTAINGLSVLLSPKEAPAALPGINGASFGIGASLGVVIVAPFAAQATSAGYATALWISVAITAAAFIVSLFVAAPKGETL, from the coding sequence GTGAACACACCAGCCGCCGGCACCGCCTCGCCGCCAGCCGCCGTCGAAAATGAAGACGTGCACCAGACCAAGCTCAGCGGCCGCCGCGCCGCCCTCCTCATCTCCACCCTGCTCCTCGGCGTGCTGTCCTTCCAGCTCAACGCCAGCATGGTCACCCCGGCGCTGCCCCAGATCGCCGCCAGCTTTGGCCTGGGAGCCGACGCGGCCGCCCCCGTGCAGTCCATGTTCTTCCTCGCCGGCGCCATCGCCGGACCGGTGATCGGGCGGTGGAGCGACTTCATCGGCCGCCGCGCCGCCCTGCTGCTGGTCCTGGCCATCATGGGCGCCGGCACCATCCTGTGCATCGCCGCGCCCACGCTGCCGCTGCTCATCACCGGCCGGTTCCTGCAGGGCGTGTCCAGTGCGGTCTTCGCGCTCTCCTACATCGTGCTCAGCGAGAACCTGCAGCCCCGCGTCTTCGGCACCTCCGTGGGCATTATCGCCGCCATCAACGGCGGCATCGGGGGAGTGGACGGCTACGTCGGCGGCCTGATGTCCGAGACCCTCGGCTTCCGGTCCATCTTCGCCGTCGTGCTCGTGCTCACTGCCGTCGCCGCCGGCTGCATCCTCAAGACCGTCCCGAAGGGGCGGCCGCAGGGCGTCCGCGGCGCCATGGATTGGTGGGGAGCGGGCTCGCTCTCGGTGTTCTTGGTGTTCATCACGTACTTCGTCTCCGGCGGATCGTCCGCCGGCTGGACCGCCCCGGGCACGCTGGCCCTGCTGGCCGGCACCGTCGTGTCCTTCGCCGCCTTCTGGATGATCGAGAAACGGCGCAGCCAGCCGCTCATCGCCGTTCACCATCTGCGCTCCCGCCAGGTGTGGCCCGTCATCGCCACCACAGTCCTGACGCTCGCCGGCATCTTCGCCGTCATGAACTTCACCGTGGTGCTGCTCAGCCAGGATCACGACGCCGGGTTCGGACTCAGTGCCTCCCTCTCCGCCCTGCTGTTCCTCACCCCCGCCGCGCTCATCGGCGTCTTCGCCGCACCGCTCGCCGGCTGGCTCGCCGGCCGCCGCGGCTGGATCAAGACCCTCCGCGCCGGCACTGCCTTGAGCCTGGCCTGCGCCGTAGTTGCCGCAGCTTTCTCCGGCAACCAGACCGCGGTGATGGTCGCCGTCGCGGCCCTCGGCATCTTCTACAACGGACTCTTCCTCACCGCCATCAACGGCCTCTCCGTTCTGCTCTCGCCCAAGGAAGCCCCCGCCGCCCTGCCCGGCATCAACGGCGCCTCCTTCGGCATCGGGGCGAGCCTAGGCGTCGTGATCGTGGCGCCGTTCGCCGCCCAGGCCACCTCCGCCGGCTACGCCACCGCCCTCTGGATCTCGGTGGCCATCACGGCGGCGGCGTTCATCGTCAGCCTCTTCGTCGCCGCCCCCAAGGGCGAAACCCTCTAA
- a CDS encoding MFS transporter yields the protein MTERPLQQRRLRVSDINVVNHRTLRKALGGTIVGNTMEWYDVGVFGYLITTMGPVFLPEADRAVQNLFLLGTFGATFIARPLGGIFFGWLGDKIGRQKVLAMTLLLMAGATFVVGLLPGYAVLGIWAAVLLVVTKLIQGFSTGGEYSGATTFVCEHSPDHRRGFFVSFLDMGSYLGFALGAGMVSALQLILGQGQMEAWGWRIPFLVAGPLGAVAIYFRMKIEESPAFKATQEAEAVAAAHHEADDELRPVGPVGIFKDHWRRIVLAMILVAAGNTVGYALTSYMPTYLTTNKGYDEIHGTLLTVPVLVAMSLCIPLTGRLSDRIGRRPVLWIGAISTVVFSLPAFLLISVGTVPATLAGLALVAFPVAFFVAILASALPALFPTAHRYSAMGIAYNFAVAIFGGTAPFIIAALIQATGNDLMPAFYLMATSAIAAVAIYFLPESANRHLPGSMPSVDSDEAARELVATQDRNPLLEMDTLPFDSSYEAARASHGDRPDRPPVM from the coding sequence ATGACCGAGCGACCCCTGCAGCAGCGACGGCTGCGTGTGTCCGACATCAACGTCGTCAACCACCGCACGCTGCGGAAGGCACTGGGCGGGACCATCGTGGGCAACACGATGGAATGGTACGACGTCGGCGTGTTCGGCTACCTGATTACCACCATGGGCCCGGTGTTCCTGCCCGAGGCGGACCGGGCAGTTCAGAACCTCTTCCTGCTGGGCACCTTCGGCGCCACGTTCATCGCCCGCCCCTTGGGAGGGATCTTCTTCGGCTGGCTCGGCGATAAGATCGGCCGCCAGAAGGTCCTGGCCATGACCCTGCTGCTGATGGCGGGAGCGACATTCGTCGTGGGTCTGCTTCCCGGGTACGCGGTGCTGGGTATCTGGGCCGCGGTGCTGCTGGTGGTCACCAAGCTGATCCAGGGCTTTTCCACCGGCGGCGAGTACTCCGGCGCCACCACGTTCGTGTGCGAGCATTCGCCGGATCACCGCCGCGGCTTCTTTGTCAGTTTCCTGGACATGGGCAGCTACCTCGGCTTCGCGTTGGGGGCCGGGATGGTGTCCGCCCTGCAGCTGATCCTGGGTCAGGGACAGATGGAGGCCTGGGGCTGGCGCATTCCGTTCCTCGTGGCGGGTCCGCTCGGCGCCGTCGCCATCTACTTCCGCATGAAGATCGAGGAGTCGCCCGCCTTCAAGGCCACCCAGGAAGCCGAAGCCGTGGCCGCCGCCCATCACGAGGCCGACGACGAGCTCCGCCCGGTGGGCCCGGTGGGGATCTTTAAGGACCACTGGCGCCGCATCGTGCTGGCCATGATCCTGGTGGCCGCCGGCAACACCGTGGGCTATGCCCTCACGTCCTACATGCCCACGTACCTGACCACCAACAAGGGGTACGACGAGATCCACGGGACGCTGCTGACCGTTCCGGTGCTGGTGGCCATGTCCCTGTGCATCCCGCTGACGGGGCGGCTCTCGGACAGGATCGGCCGCCGCCCGGTGCTGTGGATCGGAGCCATCAGCACGGTGGTTTTCTCTCTCCCCGCGTTCCTGCTGATCTCGGTCGGCACTGTTCCCGCCACGCTTGCCGGTCTGGCCTTGGTCGCGTTTCCGGTGGCGTTCTTCGTGGCCATTCTCGCGTCGGCGCTGCCGGCGCTGTTTCCCACGGCCCACCGGTACTCTGCCATGGGCATCGCCTACAACTTTGCCGTGGCGATCTTCGGCGGCACGGCCCCGTTCATCATTGCCGCGCTCATCCAGGCGACAGGCAACGACCTGATGCCGGCGTTCTACCTCATGGCGACGTCGGCCATCGCGGCGGTCGCCATCTACTTCCTGCCGGAATCCGCCAACCGGCACCTGCCCGGCTCCATGCCCAGCGTGGACTCGGACGAAGCCGCCCGCGAGCTGGTGGCGACGCAGGACCGGAACCCGCTGCTGGAGATGGACACGTTGCCGTTCGACAGCAGCTATGAGGCCGCGCGGGCGTCGCATGGGGACCGTCCCGACAGGCCGCCGGTGATGTGA
- a CDS encoding RNA polymerase sigma factor yields MPEQGYLPQGGGCKDDAQAPGQADEGVFSAVYREFSPAVLSYLRARDVEDPEGTTQEVFLALYPQLGGVRGGTNGIKNLVFSIAHARYVDEYRRRIKAPQTTDYDAEADPRCAASAEDQLLAAESTENVRTLLGTLQPDQQEVIALRVVADLSLETTAEIMGKTPGAIKQLQRRALFQLRKLRPSLKRGAS; encoded by the coding sequence ATGCCCGAACAGGGGTATCTGCCGCAGGGGGGCGGATGCAAGGATGACGCACAGGCGCCCGGTCAGGCCGACGAGGGTGTTTTTTCTGCTGTGTACCGCGAGTTCTCGCCGGCCGTGCTGAGCTACCTCCGCGCACGTGACGTGGAAGATCCGGAGGGCACCACGCAGGAGGTGTTTCTGGCACTCTACCCGCAGCTGGGGGGCGTGCGCGGAGGTACGAACGGGATCAAGAACCTCGTCTTTTCCATTGCGCACGCGCGCTACGTGGACGAATACCGACGCCGCATCAAAGCCCCGCAAACCACCGATTACGACGCCGAAGCGGACCCCCGCTGTGCCGCTTCCGCCGAGGACCAGCTGCTGGCGGCCGAAAGCACGGAGAACGTCAGGACGCTGCTCGGGACGCTGCAGCCGGACCAGCAGGAGGTCATCGCCCTGCGGGTGGTTGCGGATCTGTCGCTGGAGACCACCGCGGAAATCATGGGCAAAACTCCCGGAGCCATCAAGCAGTTGCAACGCCGGGCACTGTTCCAGCTCAGGAAGCTCCGTCCCTCATTGAAAAGAGGCGCATCATGA
- a CDS encoding ribokinase: MSTRLPAVTVVGSINLDIIATTDRLPTAGETIGGGVLHQQPGGKGANQAVAAARLGGSARMIGAVGDDAQGRQMLEALAAAGVDTADVAVLDGDATGTALIVVDRDGENQIVVCPGANSGFSLEGVSFAPDETVLCQLEVGLPVVLEAARKSSGFFVLNAAPAMDLPAELLERCDLVIVNETEYELIPALAEAKLVAVTYGKDGSAMLEHGRKVAEAPAVSVAVANTIGAGDAFCAALVLALRARPSYEEALAVANAVGADAVGDPSSQPELAKLRHYVERAASAAGTAR; this comes from the coding sequence ATGAGCACTCGACTTCCTGCCGTCACCGTCGTCGGCAGCATCAACCTGGACATCATCGCCACCACGGACCGGCTCCCGACTGCCGGGGAGACCATCGGCGGTGGCGTCCTGCACCAGCAGCCCGGCGGCAAGGGCGCCAACCAGGCCGTGGCCGCCGCGCGGCTGGGCGGGAGCGCCCGGATGATCGGCGCGGTGGGCGACGACGCCCAGGGCCGCCAGATGCTGGAGGCTCTTGCCGCCGCCGGTGTGGACACCGCTGATGTGGCGGTGCTCGACGGCGATGCGACCGGCACCGCGCTGATCGTGGTGGACCGCGACGGCGAGAACCAGATTGTGGTGTGCCCGGGGGCGAACTCAGGGTTTTCGCTGGAGGGCGTATCGTTTGCGCCGGACGAGACGGTGCTGTGCCAGCTGGAAGTCGGCCTGCCCGTGGTGCTGGAGGCGGCCCGGAAGTCCTCCGGGTTCTTCGTCCTGAACGCGGCGCCCGCCATGGACCTGCCTGCTGAGCTGCTGGAGAGGTGCGACCTGGTGATCGTCAACGAGACCGAGTACGAGCTGATCCCCGCGCTGGCCGAAGCCAAGCTCGTGGCGGTGACCTACGGGAAGGACGGCTCGGCGATGCTCGAGCACGGCCGGAAGGTGGCTGAAGCGCCTGCTGTTTCCGTGGCGGTGGCGAACACTATCGGTGCGGGAGATGCCTTCTGCGCGGCGCTCGTGTTGGCGCTGCGCGCGCGACCGTCCTACGAGGAAGCGCTGGCAGTGGCCAACGCAGTGGGGGCAGACGCCGTGGGCGATCCGTCCTCGCAGCCGGAATTGGCAAAGTTGAGACACTACGTGGAGCGGGCCGCCTCTGCCGCCGGCACCGCTCGATGA
- a CDS encoding GYD domain-containing protein, producing MTKYLFEANYVGEGIKGLMREGGTKRRAALVDTLNSVGGSLESFYYAFGDTDVLGVFDIPDQASAAALSLIVNSSGSVNVRLKPLLTPEDIDDAAKKTPTYRAPGQ from the coding sequence ATGACCAAGTATCTGTTTGAAGCCAATTATGTCGGCGAGGGAATCAAGGGGCTCATGCGCGAAGGCGGCACGAAGCGGCGTGCCGCGCTGGTGGACACACTCAATTCCGTGGGCGGATCGCTGGAAAGCTTCTACTACGCCTTCGGGGACACCGACGTCCTGGGTGTCTTTGATATCCCCGACCAGGCCAGCGCCGCAGCCCTGTCCCTAATCGTCAATTCGAGCGGCAGCGTGAACGTGCGCCTGAAGCCGCTCCTGACCCCGGAGGACATCGACGACGCGGCCAAGAAGACGCCGACATACCGCGCCCCGGGGCAGTAG
- a CDS encoding GmrSD restriction endonuclease domain-containing protein: MSTITPHYRTITQLLQSRSFSIDDYQREYKWERQNIEELVSDLFGKFDTQYAPGDTPVAASGYASYFLGSIIVTQRGGKSYLVDGQQRVTSLTLLLIHLYRAAKERNLQVASTIEPLIFSDTYGEKKFNLDIPERVSVISALFNGEEYNADGKEESIRTILARYQDIEGTGIVDDLGEGLQSFIYWLMGNVGLIEIATENDAHAYSIFETMNDRGRPLSPVDMLKAYLLAPIEQEQQRQDANRTWKKTVLDLISWEADPDPERDATCLKAWLRSQYAESIRERKAGSSDRDWELIGTTFHRWIRDNESRMGAGHAKRNFSLMTEEFPFFARAHKLILQASRNYTKGLEPLFYNAHNDFTWQTTVLMAALKVDDDDETVRRKLAITASYLDIWLMRRTSNYIRVGYSSTSYTMYLLCKEIRGKSVSELVDILSVRLKEDDVDFEGSESRGRRGVAGLGLNQFSRRYIYHMLARVTAYVESRSGKPDLFDKYVDRKAKNPSDIEHIWANDYSRYQDECPTRQDFDNWRNNVAGLLLLPADVNRSYQDKPFSEKAPHYAKQNLYAASLTASAYQHQPQFENFRVRESLPFKPYEKFGKPEQLERTELLLDLVNKVWAPERLTMYLP; the protein is encoded by the coding sequence GTGAGCACTATTACGCCGCACTATCGAACCATTACCCAGTTGCTGCAGAGTCGATCATTCTCCATCGATGACTATCAGCGCGAATACAAGTGGGAACGCCAAAATATCGAAGAGCTCGTTTCTGACCTGTTTGGTAAGTTTGATACGCAGTACGCGCCCGGTGATACCCCGGTAGCGGCCAGCGGTTACGCCAGCTACTTTCTTGGGTCTATAATCGTGACTCAACGGGGCGGAAAAAGTTATCTCGTGGATGGACAGCAGCGCGTAACGTCGTTGACGCTTTTGCTGATTCATCTTTATCGTGCGGCTAAAGAGAGGAACCTGCAGGTTGCCTCCACAATAGAGCCTCTTATCTTTTCTGATACGTATGGAGAAAAGAAGTTCAACCTAGATATTCCCGAGCGAGTCTCTGTCATAAGTGCGCTCTTCAACGGCGAAGAATACAATGCGGATGGCAAGGAAGAATCCATCCGGACAATTCTCGCGCGATACCAGGACATCGAGGGCACTGGAATCGTCGATGATCTCGGCGAGGGGCTTCAAAGCTTCATATATTGGCTGATGGGCAACGTTGGACTCATCGAAATCGCCACCGAAAATGATGCGCACGCGTATTCGATCTTCGAGACTATGAATGATCGGGGAAGGCCGCTGAGCCCGGTGGACATGCTGAAAGCCTATTTACTGGCGCCGATCGAGCAAGAACAGCAGCGCCAAGATGCAAACCGAACCTGGAAGAAGACGGTTCTAGACCTTATTTCGTGGGAGGCCGACCCTGACCCGGAGCGGGATGCGACGTGCCTCAAGGCCTGGCTCCGGTCACAATACGCAGAGAGCATCCGTGAGCGAAAAGCCGGTTCGTCGGACAGGGACTGGGAGCTAATCGGTACCACCTTCCACCGATGGATCAGAGACAACGAGTCTCGAATGGGTGCCGGCCATGCCAAACGGAATTTCTCCCTCATGACAGAGGAGTTCCCCTTCTTCGCCCGAGCACACAAGCTGATACTTCAGGCCAGCCGCAATTACACCAAGGGCTTAGAGCCGCTGTTCTACAATGCACACAACGATTTCACTTGGCAGACGACAGTACTAATGGCCGCGCTGAAGGTCGACGACGACGATGAGACAGTGCGTCGAAAGCTGGCGATCACGGCTTCCTATCTCGACATCTGGTTGATGCGTCGCACCTCCAACTACATACGCGTTGGCTACTCATCCACGAGCTACACCATGTACCTGCTCTGCAAAGAAATCCGTGGGAAGTCAGTCTCAGAACTCGTTGATATCCTCAGCGTAAGACTCAAGGAAGACGACGTTGACTTCGAAGGCAGCGAAAGCCGCGGTCGGCGGGGCGTTGCCGGGCTTGGTTTGAATCAGTTCAGCCGCAGGTACATCTACCACATGCTAGCTCGCGTCACAGCCTACGTAGAGTCCCGTTCTGGTAAGCCAGATCTCTTCGACAAGTACGTAGATCGAAAGGCCAAGAACCCGAGCGACATTGAGCACATTTGGGCTAATGACTACAGCCGATATCAAGACGAGTGCCCCACACGTCAAGACTTCGACAACTGGCGCAACAACGTCGCAGGGCTGCTTCTCCTGCCAGCGGACGTCAATCGGAGTTATCAGGACAAGCCATTTTCCGAGAAGGCTCCCCACTACGCCAAACAAAACCTTTATGCGGCCAGTCTGACCGCCAGTGCATACCAGCACCAGCCACAGTTCGAGAATTTCCGTGTCCGGGAGTCCCTACCCTTCAAACCGTACGAAAAGTTCGGCAAGCCGGAGCAGCTGGAACGAACGGAGCTGTTGCTCGACCTTGTGAATAAGGTGTGGGCACCGGAGCGGCTCACAATGTACCTGCCATAA